The following coding sequences lie in one Xiphias gladius isolate SHS-SW01 ecotype Sanya breed wild chromosome 24, ASM1685928v1, whole genome shotgun sequence genomic window:
- the LOC120786818 gene encoding trichohyalin-like isoform X2, giving the protein MEFRQSSYGPLTAQLQHTVQGLRDTLYSAISDIKSLKEENKALKEQLDLVENGRREKESQLREELRQKDELLKRLTKKRQARTKAHVDCLVLLNQKDRELQKIEEEWKTRYEALEASLQQELARREESWSRKVQEEENEKNLHYTQLSSNTVEQEENKIHGGKEEKEIKNKQEENRIHKEENMKNKENERVEEEAKRSEDKQMNEKIEKRSRKKRGKKKKNRG; this is encoded by the exons ATGGAGTTTAGGCAATCCTCTTACGGGCCTTTAACAGCGCAGCTGCAGCACACCGTGCAAGGCCTCAGAGACACCCTCTACTCTGCTATCAGTGACATAAAGtcactgaaagaggaaaacaaggctCTGAAGGAACAACTTGACCTTGTGGAAAATGGacggagggagaaggagagccAGCTCCGTGAGGAGCTCAGACAAAAAGATGAGCTCCTCAAAAGACTCACAAAGAAGAGACAGGCTCGCACCAAAGCTCATGTAGACTGCCTGGTCCTCCTCaatcaaaaagacagagagctaCAGAAGATTGAGGAAGAGTGGAAGACCAGGTATGAAGCACTGGAGGCCAGCCTGCAACAGGAGCTGGCTCGGAGGGAGGAAAGCTGGAGTAGGAaagtgcaggaggaggagaatgagaaGAACCTGCACTACACTCAG CTTTCCAGCAATACAGTggaacaggaggagaacaagattcatggaggaaaggaggagaaggagattaaaaacaagcaggagGAGAACAGGATTCATAAGGAAGAAAATatgaagaacaaagaaaatgagagggtggaggaggaggcaaagAGGAGTGAAGATAAACAAATGAACGAGAAAATAGAGAAGAGGTCAaggaagaagagggggaagaaaaagaagaacaggggTTAG
- the LOC120786818 gene encoding trichohyalin-like isoform X1, whose protein sequence is MEFRQSSYGPLTAQLQHTVQGLRDTLYSAISDIKSLKEENKALKEQLDLVENGRREKESQLREELRQKDELLKRLTKKRQARTKAHVDCLVLLNQKDRELQKIEEEWKTRYEALEASLQQELARREESWSRKVQEEENEKNLHYTQQLSSNTVEQEENKIHGGKEEKEIKNKQEENRIHKEENMKNKENERVEEEAKRSEDKQMNEKIEKRSRKKRGKKKKNRG, encoded by the exons ATGGAGTTTAGGCAATCCTCTTACGGGCCTTTAACAGCGCAGCTGCAGCACACCGTGCAAGGCCTCAGAGACACCCTCTACTCTGCTATCAGTGACATAAAGtcactgaaagaggaaaacaaggctCTGAAGGAACAACTTGACCTTGTGGAAAATGGacggagggagaaggagagccAGCTCCGTGAGGAGCTCAGACAAAAAGATGAGCTCCTCAAAAGACTCACAAAGAAGAGACAGGCTCGCACCAAAGCTCATGTAGACTGCCTGGTCCTCCTCaatcaaaaagacagagagctaCAGAAGATTGAGGAAGAGTGGAAGACCAGGTATGAAGCACTGGAGGCCAGCCTGCAACAGGAGCTGGCTCGGAGGGAGGAAAGCTGGAGTAGGAaagtgcaggaggaggagaatgagaaGAACCTGCACTACACTCAG cAGCTTTCCAGCAATACAGTggaacaggaggagaacaagattcatggaggaaaggaggagaaggagattaaaaacaagcaggagGAGAACAGGATTCATAAGGAAGAAAATatgaagaacaaagaaaatgagagggtggaggaggaggcaaagAGGAGTGAAGATAAACAAATGAACGAGAAAATAGAGAAGAGGTCAaggaagaagagggggaagaaaaagaagaacaggggTTAG